TGGCCGAGGTCTACGCCTCGGACGACGCCAACGAGAAGTTCGTGAAGGACTTCGTCGCCGCGTGGGTCAAGGTCATGGAGAACGACCGCTTCGACCTCAAGAAGTAACCCCCGCGCCCGATGCCGCTCTCACCGCGAGGTGAGGGCGGCATCGGCGTTCGCGGGCAGGTGATCCTGCACTCGCTCGCTCCCCCGCCGCCCCGCACGGACGCTCGCGACGACCACGCCGGCCACGAGCAGCGCGCCGCCGCCGAGTTCGGCGGCGTTCGGCGTCTCCCCCAGCACCAGCCAGGCGGACAGCATCCCCACCACGGGAACCAGCAGGATCCACGGCGCGACGGACGACGCCGGGTTGCGCGCGAGCAGGCCGTTGTAGATGCCGTAGCCGACGAGCGTCGCGGCCAGCACGGTGTAGGCGGTCGAGAGGGCAGCCTCCCAGCCGAACGCCGCGATCCCGCGCGCGACGGCGTCCGGTCCGTCGATCAGCAGCGACAGCGCGAACGCCGGCACCGGCACCACGAGCGCCGACCAGACCGTCATGGCGAGCCCGCCCGGCGCCTTCGCCGCGCGCGCGATCACGTTGCCGACGGCCCACGACAGCGCCGCCGCCAGGCACAGCGCGAGAGCCGCGAGCGGCACGTGCCCGCCCCGGCCCGCGCCCACGATCGCGAGCCCGCCGGACCCGAGCACGACGCCGATGAGCTGCGCCGGCGTCGGTCGCTCACGCAGCACGCCCGCCGCTATCAGGATCGTCAGCACCACCTGCGCCTGCAGCACGAGCGACGCGAGCCCCGCGGGCATCCCGGCGGCCATGCTCGCGTACAGCAGGCCGAACTGCCCGAGCGCCATGAAGGCCCCCACGCCCGCGACCTTGACCCAGCCCACCCGGGGACACGGCACGAACCAGATCGCGATCAGCACCACGGCGGCGAAGCGCGCCGCGACGAACAGCAGCGGCGGGACGTCGCCCATGCCGAGATCGATCACGACGAAGTTGACGCCCCAGATCACGGCGACCAGGGCGGCGAGGAGGGCATCGCGGCGAGACATGCTCCCAGCGTGGTCGCCCGAACCGTGCAGCACCAGCGAACGTTCGTGCACGAGATTCGGTAGCGTTCGTGCATGATCGATCTCGACGCCCTGGCGGCACTGCGCGCCGTCGCCGCGGCAGGAACCGTGAGTGCTGCGGCCGACACGCTGGGCTTCACGCCGAGCGCGGTCTCGCAGCAGATCAAGCGCCTCGAACGGCAGACGGGAGTGCCGCTGCTGGAGCGCGTGGGCCGCGGCGTCATGCTGACCCACGACGGTCGCTACCTCGTGGACGAGGGCGAGCGCCTGCTCGCCGACATCGAGCACGTCCAGGCCGC
The Microbacterium sp. JZ31 genome window above contains:
- a CDS encoding EamA family transporter, translated to MSRRDALLAALVAVIWGVNFVVIDLGMGDVPPLLFVAARFAAVVLIAIWFVPCPRVGWVKVAGVGAFMALGQFGLLYASMAAGMPAGLASLVLQAQVVLTILIAAGVLRERPTPAQLIGVVLGSGGLAIVGAGRGGHVPLAALALCLAAALSWAVGNVIARAAKAPGGLAMTVWSALVVPVPAFALSLLIDGPDAVARGIAAFGWEAALSTAYTVLAATLVGYGIYNGLLARNPASSVAPWILLVPVVGMLSAWLVLGETPNAAELGGGALLVAGVVVASVRAGRRGSERVQDHLPANADAALTSR